AAAACGAATCGAGGCCGGTGCCGGTCGAAGCAATGCTTCGAGAAAGCGACGTGCTGTCGTCGGCTGTACCCAGCGGAGGTAGAATCCGTGCCAGTAAAGATGATCGTTGACGACGCGGTCCCAGAGATAATCGATCGTCCGCTGGTTCTCATCCTGGATCCAGAGATCGGACTCGGGATAGTCCTTCTCCAACCGGTCGAGTATTCGACAGGACTCGGCGATCGTCTCGTCGCCCATCTTCAAGCTGGGAAGTCGACCGGTCGGGCTGTGACGATCCGCCTGTTTCCCGGAGGTCAACACGATCACTTCGAATGGCAATCCAAGACGCTGCAGAGCCAGGTCGACCTTCACGCACGGTGGCGAGACCGACACGAGACCATCACCACCGGGGTAGACGTAGAGGCTCATCGTCATGCCTGCCACTATACTGGCTTGAAGATGAAAAACGATGATCGCCAGAGGTCGTTGTTCGGCAAACCCGTCCCGCCCAGCAAGACCGTCGAAGCGGTTGCGGTGGAGCCGAAACTCGCCGACATCGCACGCTCGTTACCGTCCAACGTTCGCTTCGGTACGTCGTCGTGGAGCTTCCCCGGTTGGGAGGGACTGGTCTACGATCGCAAGTCCTCGAAACAGACCCTGGCGCGAGTCGGGTTGCAGGCCTACGCGAAGCACCCGCTCCTCAACACGGTGGGGATCGATCGCACGTACTATCGACCGGTCACGGCCGACGAGTTGGCGACCTATCGCCAGCAGGTGCCCGAGGACTTCCGGTTTCTCGTCAAGGCGACTCGGGACTGTTGTTCTCCGCGTCTTGCAAGTCGACAGTCCAATCCCCTCTTTCTCGATCCCCACTGGACCACCGATCAGGTTGTCCAACCGTTTATGGAAGGCCTGGAGGAGACGGGTGAACGACTCGTATTTCAGTTTCCGCCTCTCGGTCCGCAGATCCTCAAACAGCCGGAGCGGTTTCTGGAGCGTCTGCAGTCGTTCTTCGCCGAGCTTCCGCGTGGGCCATCGTATGCGGTAGAGCTGCGGGACGAGTCGCTGTTGTTCCCGAATCTCGCGACAGCGTTGACGGATCAAGGTGTTCACATCTGCTACAGCCTCCACTCGCGAATGCCACCGCTTCAGCGACAACGAGAGTTACTGGGACAGACCGAGGCCACGCCGCTGACCGC
The DNA window shown above is from Acidobacteriota bacterium and carries:
- a CDS encoding DUF72 domain-containing protein is translated as MKNDDRQRSLFGKPVPPSKTVEAVAVEPKLADIARSLPSNVRFGTSSWSFPGWEGLVYDRKSSKQTLARVGLQAYAKHPLLNTVGIDRTYYRPVTADELATYRQQVPEDFRFLVKATRDCCSPRLASRQSNPLFLDPHWTTDQVVQPFMEGLEETGERLVFQFPPLGPQILKQPERFLERLQSFFAELPRGPSYAVELRDESLLFPNLATALTDQGVHICYSLHSRMPPLQRQRELLGQTEATPLTARWMLHSGLGYEAAIERYEPFDQLVDEDPGTRSALTAACEENVLAGHSVLVIVNNKAEGSSPLSVFRLAEALSVLLD
- a CDS encoding glutathione S-transferase N-terminal domain-containing protein, which codes for MTMSLYVYPGGDGLVSVSPPCVKVDLALQRLGLPFEVIVLTSGKQADRHSPTGRLPSLKMGDETIAESCRILDRLEKDYPESDLWIQDENQRTIDYLWDRVVNDHLYWHGFYLRWVQPTTARRFLEALLRPAPASIRFLAPLILPRTMRKRAMAVGVGRRSAEDVLETIATDYGRVAAAIGRGPFLQGRPTPARGDLALASLVVQAGYHDTLPQVMEIVKSRRELIDHAVAVFEACGSPVPRWIQAERS